The following proteins are co-located in the Spartinivicinus poritis genome:
- a CDS encoding YHYH protein, whose amino-acid sequence MNNFYKLLSIVFISSGLTGISNAKPIANTYTPQSVVLNPAYFNTEHFLKNISLVKCTLENNQEALCFELAVKSNPIKDGPYCPKTLNDIGGIYIYDGKTNPGLRVLKRDLFEDMEKDGYDIVDDQGNIRFALAIPGQPPSNPEYAYCIEAEHDYNLKLTYYIPAYPSYAAEPTPMSSASNIVGLSLIGLPINGLPPSVVTGPDGQRGGSIPALDPCGGHINEGFYHSHIFPETINNIFIKNHIYDAQCQGVYQKFDSELIGYAMDGFPIYGSFEFTGMPPTDLDECNGHVSPTLHYPWGEYHYHADIDSPVNIPTCLKGNLAKDQLVIE is encoded by the coding sequence ATGAACAACTTTTACAAGCTTCTAAGCATAGTTTTTATATCTAGCGGATTAACTGGCATTAGCAATGCTAAGCCTATAGCAAACACTTATACACCTCAATCAGTAGTTCTCAATCCCGCTTATTTCAATACAGAGCACTTCTTAAAAAATATCTCTTTAGTTAAGTGTACACTTGAAAATAATCAGGAAGCATTGTGCTTTGAACTTGCTGTGAAAAGTAACCCTATAAAAGATGGCCCTTATTGTCCCAAAACACTCAATGATATAGGGGGCATTTATATTTATGATGGTAAAACTAACCCTGGTCTAAGAGTATTGAAAAGAGATCTTTTTGAAGATATGGAAAAAGATGGTTATGACATTGTTGATGACCAAGGCAATATCCGATTTGCATTAGCAATACCTGGGCAACCCCCAAGTAATCCTGAGTATGCTTACTGTATTGAAGCAGAGCATGACTACAACTTAAAATTAACTTATTATATCCCAGCATACCCAAGCTATGCTGCAGAGCCAACCCCAATGAGTAGTGCATCAAATATAGTTGGACTCTCATTGATTGGGCTACCCATTAATGGCTTACCCCCTTCGGTTGTAACAGGTCCTGATGGCCAGCGTGGTGGAAGTATTCCAGCATTAGATCCATGTGGTGGACACATAAACGAAGGTTTCTATCACTCACATATATTTCCAGAAACAATCAATAACATATTTATAAAAAATCATATTTATGATGCTCAATGTCAAGGAGTTTATCAAAAGTTTGACTCTGAATTAATTGGTTACGCGATGGATGGTTTTCCTATTTATGGTAGTTTTGAGTTTACCGGCATGCCTCCTACTGACCTTGATGAGTGTAACGGACATGTCAGCCCTACTTTACACTATCCTTGGGGGGAGTATCATTATCATGCAGATATCGACTCTCCAGTAAACATACCAACCTGCCTAAAAGGTAATCTTGCTAAAGATCAATTGGTTATTGAATAA
- a CDS encoding multicopper oxidase family protein → MRRRTFVKGLSFGLTAASAGVAAVNLFSPAESLKANQLKAISDYNRLNIPPLLENPYARRYKVPPMYVQDTLYEFYSGKPSSAVGISTLYSQSSYLGPTIKVKRGDVVDFEMYNLRQEEVTNHWHGLHIPGYIDGGPHQVINAGEKLNTTMHINQEASTSWYHSHTCEKTAEQVYMGHAGMFIIEDEHAKSLGLPDIYGVNDIPIIFQDKIIDDTGQQIYDTRGKPVFLGDKYLVNGTMNAYSIVPPGWVRLRILNASNGRDFEIFFLDERPFWIIASDGGFLNQPVKKESLLIAPGERFEIMVNFTDEPGIISNFYAKTIIDLQYEEEFELLCLVTSTIPGPPTTLPEQLRSELIDWETAAANAPAVTRKFNLSASADMSEHYINDKLFDMRVINHAIPIDTYEVWEITSTSGPHPFHVHGCSFLILSINGKPPGMEYRSWKDVVHHTPPDLSPGTPPDPGQVFSAKILIKFSYPTYRNPKNPVKGKEAAKILANHMPYMYHCHFLEHEDKGMMGQFTVYHDK, encoded by the coding sequence ATGAGACGCCGTACTTTTGTCAAAGGACTAAGTTTTGGATTGACTGCTGCATCAGCAGGAGTTGCTGCTGTAAATCTATTTAGCCCAGCTGAGTCTCTCAAAGCAAACCAATTAAAAGCGATAAGTGATTATAATCGACTGAATATTCCTCCATTGCTTGAAAACCCATATGCTAGACGTTATAAAGTTCCTCCTATGTATGTACAGGATACACTATATGAGTTTTATTCTGGTAAACCTTCAAGTGCTGTAGGTATTTCTACATTATACAGTCAGAGCTCCTATTTAGGCCCAACTATAAAGGTAAAAAGAGGTGATGTTGTTGATTTTGAAATGTATAACCTCCGTCAAGAGGAAGTGACCAATCACTGGCATGGCCTGCATATACCGGGTTATATTGATGGAGGGCCTCATCAAGTCATTAATGCAGGTGAAAAATTGAACACAACGATGCATATAAATCAAGAGGCGTCGACAAGCTGGTATCATTCACATACTTGTGAAAAAACAGCTGAACAAGTATACATGGGGCACGCTGGTATGTTTATTATTGAAGATGAGCATGCAAAATCACTTGGCTTGCCAGATATTTATGGAGTTAATGATATTCCTATTATCTTTCAGGATAAAATAATTGATGATACTGGTCAGCAAATATATGACACAAGAGGGAAGCCAGTGTTCCTCGGTGATAAGTATTTAGTCAATGGTACAATGAATGCGTATAGTATCGTACCTCCTGGATGGGTAAGGCTCCGAATTCTTAATGCCTCAAACGGTAGAGATTTTGAAATTTTCTTTTTAGATGAGCGTCCATTTTGGATTATCGCTTCAGATGGAGGGTTTTTAAATCAGCCAGTTAAAAAAGAGAGTTTACTAATAGCTCCTGGAGAACGATTTGAAATTATGGTTAATTTTACTGATGAGCCAGGTATAATCAGTAACTTTTATGCTAAGACAATCATTGATTTACAATATGAAGAAGAGTTTGAACTTTTGTGTCTGGTAACAAGTACTATACCTGGCCCACCTACAACTTTACCGGAACAGTTAAGGAGTGAACTCATTGATTGGGAAACAGCTGCAGCTAATGCTCCAGCGGTAACCAGGAAGTTTAATTTGAGTGCAAGTGCAGATATGTCTGAGCATTACATTAATGATAAGCTATTTGATATGCGAGTCATTAACCATGCAATTCCCATCGATACTTATGAGGTTTGGGAAATTACTTCTACTAGTGGTCCTCACCCGTTTCATGTTCATGGCTGCTCATTTTTAATTTTATCGATTAATGGTAAGCCTCCTGGTATGGAATATCGCAGTTGGAAAGATGTAGTACATCATACTCCACCGGATTTATCACCAGGTACACCACCAGACCCTGGCCAGGTATTCTCTGCAAAAATTTTGATAAAATTTAGTTACCCAACATACCGTAATCCTAAGAATCCTGTTAAGGGTAAAGAGGCTGCTAAGATATTAGCTAATCATATGCCTTATATGTACCATTGTCATTTTTTAGAGCATGAGGATAAGGGAATGATGGGGCAGTTTACAGTTTATCATGATAAATGA
- a CDS encoding HupE/UreJ family protein, producing the protein MKRIIIVLLSSLIFLPNIGYSHEIGFGGGFGSGLTHPVLGFDHLLAMLSVGILSAQIGGTAIWVIPLAFVSFMLTGGVLGIKEVPLISVELGIAFSVLILGIVLAADKKIPFIITMLFVGFFAIFHGHAHGTEMPFLAEPQLYALGFIIGTAGIHIIGVLIGLSATKIKHGLQLLRYIGASIAGIGFHLVIS; encoded by the coding sequence ATGAAAAGAATCATTATAGTATTATTAAGTAGTTTAATTTTTCTTCCTAATATAGGTTATAGTCACGAAATAGGCTTTGGTGGTGGTTTTGGTTCTGGCTTAACGCACCCAGTTCTTGGCTTTGATCATTTGTTAGCTATGTTGAGTGTAGGTATTTTAAGCGCTCAAATAGGAGGAACAGCTATTTGGGTAATTCCTTTAGCTTTTGTTAGCTTTATGCTCACTGGAGGAGTACTTGGTATAAAAGAGGTACCATTAATCTCTGTAGAGTTAGGCATAGCGTTTTCAGTACTTATTTTAGGTATTGTCCTTGCAGCTGACAAAAAAATTCCTTTTATAATAACAATGCTTTTTGTTGGCTTTTTTGCTATCTTTCATGGTCATGCCCATGGTACTGAAATGCCATTTTTAGCTGAACCCCAATTATATGCTTTAGGTTTTATAATAGGTACTGCTGGCATTCATATTATTGGAGTATTGATTGGCCTTAGTGCCACAAAAATAAAACATGGGCTCCAATTACTTCGCTATATTGGAGCATCTATCGCAGGAATTGGCTTTCATCTTGTTATTTCTTAA